The sequence ACTGATTACTGTTGCAATCTTTATCGTCCTATCGGGCTGCTCTTCCAGTGAGATTGCTAATCCATTTTCAGAATCTAATAGCACTACAACTCCAGTCCAGCAGATTGTAGTTAAAGCACCTTGGGAAGCTGGTGAATTATCAGCTGACGGCAAACGTCTTGCGGAATTACTTAAAACGGGAAATTCGGATGGAGTTTTGAATCTACTTGCTGGACTAAGCCAGTCTACTGGGCAAAAGCCCGACATGCTAGCTCCTGAATATGCAATCATGGCCGCGTATGCCTACTTACATAAACGCGATTTTGACCAAAGCCTTGCCTGGTTTGGCGTAACGCTCCAACAAAAAAGTGAAGGCTGGATCGCCAAGGCTGCTGCTGCTGAAGTTAAGAAAATTCTCCAGGGTTTATATCCAACAAATTTTTCTGCTGCCCTGCAACGTTGGAACTCTCACCGCATTATTTCCGGCTTTGTCTTCGATGAGAAAATGCGCCGCGATGCTGGAGGCACTCCTCTGGTTGCCAATTTTGAAGCTTATTTCCTACCGCAAACTTACGCCGCAAAGTCGCAAGTTGTTGCAGCAGCGGCCTTAAATCTTCAGCAACCGAGCGATGGAGTAATCCGCATCGGAGTAATCTTACCACTGTCAGGAAAGTATGCCGCACACGGACTCCAGGTCCGTCACGGCATTGAACTTGCATTGCAGGAGGCTACGGAGCGCGGAGTAAAAGTCGAACCGCTTTTTGTCGATGGTGAGACGACTCCCGAGCAGGCGCGTGCGGAATACTTACGCCTGGTTACTCAAGACAAATGCGCAGTTGTGCTTGGTCCACTTCAGGCGCGAGCTGCGGAAAGTGTGGCTGAGGCCTCTGTTACGACCGGCATTCCCTTTATTACTTTTACAAAACGCCCTAACATTACCGATCTTTCTCCTGCAGTGTTTCAGCTTGGCGCAACGGCTGAAAACCAGATTTCAGAGTTACTTAACTTTGCTACGCGGCAACTTGGAATGACGCGTTTTGGTTTAGTTTCGCCGGTAGGGGAAACTCATCAAGAGTTAAAAAATGCGTTTATACAAGGCTTAACTAGTGTCGGCGCTGAGCTTGTTGGTAGTGTCAGTTATCTTCCTGGCGATGAGAATTCTGTGACCCAAGCTTTAGATGCTTTTCGTGGCTCGGCAGAAATGCGCCCGCCTCAGGCAATTTTTGTGGCAGACACACTGCAAGGCGCGCGAAGTTTTGTTGAACTCTTAAAATCCTCTCAATTACGCGACACGGTTTTACTTGGCTCAGCACTCTGGGACGACGAGAAATCAATCCGTGCATTTGGCAAAGCACTGACTGGGGCATATTTTGTTTCAGCATTTTTTACGAAAGGGCAAAATCCCTCAATCCAGGCCTTTAAAGATAAATTCTTTATGCAGTTTCAAGGCCAGCCTGAGCTACTTGCCGCCCAAGGATATGACGCTACCAGCTTACTTCTGCAGCAAATCAGTGCAAATAATAATTCTCAACAAATTGCTGAGGGAATTAAGAAAACCCAAGAATTTATGGGTGTTACTGGAAAGCTCAATGTTGAGCCTACAGGAGAAATAAATCGATCTATGGTGGTTGTGAGTCTAAATAATGGGGAAGTAAGCGAGGCGACTACAAGTTCGGGCTTACCTCCTGCGCGACGCGTGCTTACGGCCCCAGGCCAGAATGACAATAGTCAAGGCTATCAGGGTCAGGCACAAGGCGCAGACACGCGACTAGGAGAGAAATCAGGTTTTTATGGCACGCAAGAAAACACGCAACAGTATTCGGCGCAAGCAAACGCAGGCAGCCAAACCCCGTACTACCGGGCAACGTCCGACACGGCGCACATCGACTGAAATACTTCCTTATATCCCGGTGCGGGAACTGATCTGCTTCCCGGGAAGTATGATCCCTGTAACGCTCTTTGATTCTCCACATGTGCGTGGAGTTAATGCCGCGCTGAAAGGTGCAAAAGAAATTATCCTCGTCAATCAAATTGCTGACGATCATAATGAAGCACTTACGGCCGATCATGTGCTGCCCGTTGCTGTTGTTTGTCGAATCGTCAATAGCATGCACATGCCCAGTTCAGAGTTACGCATCCGTTTACAAGTGCTTAGCCGCGCCAAGGTGCATAAGGTTACACAAAGTGGCACATATCCACGCGTACAAATTACTCGCTTGGCGAATAACCATCCGCAGAAACTTAGTCGCGAACAGCAAAAGCTTATTTCGAGCGTGCAAAATAAATTCACGCAATTAAGCCAGATTGATGAAAACGCTTCTGCATACGAATTGATGGTGCAAGATACTTATGAACCAGGCGAGCTTGCCGACCTTGTGGCGATGGCACTGCCGCTGGAATACAAAGATGCCGAACCAATTTATCTAGAATGCGACGCTTTTAAGCGCCTTGATGCAGTGGCAAAGATCTTAGCTTCACACCTAGATCTAGTTTCTATTCGCGAACGGATTTCTGACCGCGCACGCAAGGAGCTTACTAAGAGTGAACACGAGACTTTACTGCGCGAGCAAATTCGTCAGATTCAAGCTGAACTTGGCGAAGAAACTGATGACACTGACGAACTTGAAACACTCGAGCAGCAGTTGAAAAAAAGTAAAATGCCGCCTGCAGTAAAAACTGAGGCAACCAAGCAATTGCGACGCTTAAAGCAATTACATCCTGACACGAGTGAAGCTGCGCTGGCGCGCACCTATATTGACTGGATGGTGGATTTACCTTGGGCGACGCGCACAAAAGATAGCCTTGATGTTAAAACTGCTCGTCAGATTCTGGATGAGGATCATTATGGCCTGGAAAAAACCAAGGAACGTATTCTTGATTGTCTTGCTGTAGGTAGACTCAAGAAGAACATGCGTGGCCCAATTCTTTTATTTGTTGGTCCTCCAGGTGTAGGAAAAACTTCTCTCGGTCGCTCGATTGCGCGCGCTTTAGGGCGTAAATTTGTGCGCGCTTCTGTCGGAGGACTACGTGATGAAGCTGAAATTCGTGGGCATCGCCGCACCTATGTTGGAGCTCTGCCTGGGCGCATTATTCAAGGTTTAAAAACTGCACAAAGTAAGAATCCAGTTTTTATACTGGATGAAATTGATAAAATCGGCTCGGATTTTAGAGGCGACCCAGCTTCGGTGTTACTTGAAGTTTTAGATCCTGCGCAAAACGCCAACTTTGAAGACCATTACTTAAACGTGCCCTTTGATTTATCCGAAGTGATGTTCATTGCAACTGCAAATGTCACCGATAACATTCCTTCAGCCTTACTTGACCGCATGGAAATTATCGAAATCCCCGGTTATACCGCAGAGGAGAAGATCGAAATTGCCAAGCGTTATATTGTCCCCCGCGAACGATCCGAAAATGGGCTTGATAAAATTATCGACGGTAAGCATGATTTCCAGATTCCGGAAAAATCCATTCAGTTTGTAATTGAAGGCTATACGAGGGAGAGTGGGGTGCGTGAATTGACGCGCACGATTAGTTCAATTTGCCGCAAAGTTGCGCGCCTCGCAGCTGAGGGTCAAGATTTACCGCGCACAATTACTCCGCAAGTGATCGAGAAATTCCTCGGCCCAGTGATGTTTATTGCCGACCGCAAACTCAAAGATCCGCAGGTTGGCGTGGTCACAGGACTTGCTTGGACGCCAGTTGGTGGGGAAATCCTCACAATCGAAGTTTCCTCAACCCCAGGTAAAGGGCAACTTTCACTTACTGGGCAACTGGGTGAAGTCATGCGTGAGTCTGCGATGGCGGCTTTAACTTACGTGCAAGCTAGTGCAGAGGAGCTGGGTATTAATCCGGAAATTTTTGAGAAAGTTAATCTGCATGTGCATGTTCCGCACGGCGCAATCCCCAAAGATGGGCCATCTGCGGGGACAGCAATCGCAACAGCCTTAGTGTCTGTGCTGACTGGAAAACCGATTTCTAACAATATTGCGATGACTGGTGAAGTGACCTTGCGTGGCAATGTGCTTGCAGTTGGTGGAGTGCGCGAGAAGGCTTTGGCGGCATTACGCGCCGACATTCCGGTTGTGATTATTCCTGAAGATAATAAACGCGAGCTGGTGGAATATCCTGAGTATTTAAAGTCTAAGGTGACATTTGTGCCGGTGAAGACTGTAACTGAGGTGATTAAGCTAGCCTTATCAGAACAGGTGCATAATTTGACGGAAACTGTACACGTCTCCAAACCCACGATTTTGAAAAAGTAAGGCCCTGGTTGATCCTGGTGAGGCGGATTGCCTGCGGCAATTTTTTGCAAATACTGCTGGGAGGATAGCCTTCACAATCACTCAGGATTTGCTGTTATTGCAACGCTTACGCCGAGGGCTCGGGTCGAAGGCAGGGTAGACCCCGCAATCTGTTAACTTGGTTATTCATCGTCATTGCGAGGAACAACGTGACGAAGCAATTTGTTCACTTAGTAATTCATTGGTCATTGCGAACGCAGTGAAGCAATCTGTTCATTTAAAATGATAAATATAATTTAGCGGTAAACAGATTGCCGCAGTCGAACAAACAAGTTTGTTCTCCTTCGCAATGACACGAAAAGCAAACAGATTGCCGCGCTTGCTATCGCAAGCTTGCAATGACCCAAGATGCAAGCAGCTCGCCATGCTTTTGCTGTTTAAATTTGCAACGACACGAAGCGTTAACAGATTGTTGCCCTTCGACTGCACGTTTGATTACAATAAACTCTGATCGCGTAAATCTCCCGTTCTGACTTGTCCGTCATGTCTGCAAGGCCGCGTAGGAGCAGGAACTTGGCCAAGATCGGGGCTGAATCAGAAATTCCAGAGACCAAAGTCCGCACGATGACAAAATCCTTCATTTCTGTTAAACTAGTCGGATGTCGGCCGGCAGTTATGGCCCGTTCTTTACCATATTTCTATCTTGAGTAGTCCCATCAAGGAAATGGCTGCGGTCATAACCTTATCAGGTTTTATCAAAATACTTGCTTTGATTTTAAATTACGAAGTCGTCGAGGAGTATTCTTCTCGACGACTTCGTAAGGAGTCAAAGCACGCTTTCTAAAAGGAGAGGAAACTCTTCGAGGGGGAAAGCGTAGGAGATAATCATGTCAATCGACCCAACTGGCGCAGTATTGGAGCGCCCTAACAATCAGGAAGTGCCGACGGATTCGGCACAACAACAAGGCAACGGAGGAGAAGTCGCGATGGAAGGATTCAGCCTCGAGGCGATGCTGGAGCAGCACGGGCATCTTGATGTTGCAAGCCTCGAAAAGGAGGTTGGTGCATTGGAGGAGGACATTCGTCGTGCCGTTCCTGCGATCACTCAAGAGATGATGAGGCGTCCTGCTGTTGCTGCAAATGTCAAAGGCCTCGAGAAAGCGCTCAAGGCTTACGATCAAGGAGAGCATACTAGGGAGACTCTTCTTAGTCTTCTTGGGCTTGGTAAATGGGCGATCAGAATCACGACCGATCCAAAAGCCGTGACCGAATCATCAGCGAACAGAAAGGGAAATCCGCGCAAAAGACCCGGGCACGGGAAGCACGGAGATCTTG comes from bacterium and encodes:
- a CDS encoding penicillin-binding protein activator; its protein translation is MTRAISFRKLITVAIFIVLSGCSSSEIANPFSESNSTTTPVQQIVVKAPWEAGELSADGKRLAELLKTGNSDGVLNLLAGLSQSTGQKPDMLAPEYAIMAAYAYLHKRDFDQSLAWFGVTLQQKSEGWIAKAAAAEVKKILQGLYPTNFSAALQRWNSHRIISGFVFDEKMRRDAGGTPLVANFEAYFLPQTYAAKSQVVAAAALNLQQPSDGVIRIGVILPLSGKYAAHGLQVRHGIELALQEATERGVKVEPLFVDGETTPEQARAEYLRLVTQDKCAVVLGPLQARAAESVAEASVTTGIPFITFTKRPNITDLSPAVFQLGATAENQISELLNFATRQLGMTRFGLVSPVGETHQELKNAFIQGLTSVGAELVGSVSYLPGDENSVTQALDAFRGSAEMRPPQAIFVADTLQGARSFVELLKSSQLRDTVLLGSALWDDEKSIRAFGKALTGAYFVSAFFTKGQNPSIQAFKDKFFMQFQGQPELLAAQGYDATSLLLQQISANNNSQQIAEGIKKTQEFMGVTGKLNVEPTGEINRSMVVVSLNNGEVSEATTSSGLPPARRVLTAPGQNDNSQGYQGQAQGADTRLGEKSGFYGTQENTQQYSAQANAGSQTPYYRATSDTAHID
- the lon gene encoding endopeptidase La, with product MARKKTRNSIRRKQTQAAKPRTTGQRPTRRTSTEILPYIPVRELICFPGSMIPVTLFDSPHVRGVNAALKGAKEIILVNQIADDHNEALTADHVLPVAVVCRIVNSMHMPSSELRIRLQVLSRAKVHKVTQSGTYPRVQITRLANNHPQKLSREQQKLISSVQNKFTQLSQIDENASAYELMVQDTYEPGELADLVAMALPLEYKDAEPIYLECDAFKRLDAVAKILASHLDLVSIRERISDRARKELTKSEHETLLREQIRQIQAELGEETDDTDELETLEQQLKKSKMPPAVKTEATKQLRRLKQLHPDTSEAALARTYIDWMVDLPWATRTKDSLDVKTARQILDEDHYGLEKTKERILDCLAVGRLKKNMRGPILLFVGPPGVGKTSLGRSIARALGRKFVRASVGGLRDEAEIRGHRRTYVGALPGRIIQGLKTAQSKNPVFILDEIDKIGSDFRGDPASVLLEVLDPAQNANFEDHYLNVPFDLSEVMFIATANVTDNIPSALLDRMEIIEIPGYTAEEKIEIAKRYIVPRERSENGLDKIIDGKHDFQIPEKSIQFVIEGYTRESGVRELTRTISSICRKVARLAAEGQDLPRTITPQVIEKFLGPVMFIADRKLKDPQVGVVTGLAWTPVGGEILTIEVSSTPGKGQLSLTGQLGEVMRESAMAALTYVQASAEELGINPEIFEKVNLHVHVPHGAIPKDGPSAGTAIATALVSVLTGKPISNNIAMTGEVTLRGNVLAVGGVREKALAALRADIPVVIIPEDNKRELVEYPEYLKSKVTFVPVKTVTEVIKLALSEQVHNLTETVHVSKPTILKK